The following proteins are encoded in a genomic region of Actinomycetota bacterium:
- a CDS encoding carboxypeptidase: MRTLRPIIVTAVAALAAALLPLAASGQETTPPTTEFEDNGGADWTSHQGELDFLDAVAAGSSRVRLEVLGHTLHERPLHLVTIGATAPRTAEEALESKEPVVLFVCTQHGNEPAGREACLIHLRDLAFTDDPTLIRQMQHQTILFIPTANPDGRAVNNRRNSQGIDINRDHMQLRTAEGQAIAEVIRDWQPDAAADLHEYGPSVPVFYDDEVLYLWPRNLNAHEGVRALARTLAEDYVAKGVEEDGYTAGEYGRYRALEDDYHVTQTAGDWDDGIARNALGLRHVASILLETAVTQNPNNGTGDLNTAGLQNRRVNAHVDAIDETLRFMRDLGAAVATQSEKAKEEKAQEGADRNVPLFFNGQDEDTTIDGMVLGSREESTSYADPPPCGYVLDAEQAQDAAVALALHGIATEPMEGGGVFVSMAQAAEPIIGLLLDGRAKRERVAATPVELCGEVAVIEARESATAGPALADAPVRAHLIGA, translated from the coding sequence GTGCGCACGCTCCGTCCCATCATCGTCACCGCTGTCGCGGCGCTCGCTGCGGCGCTCCTGCCGCTGGCCGCGTCCGGGCAGGAGACCACCCCGCCGACGACCGAGTTCGAGGACAACGGCGGGGCGGACTGGACCAGCCACCAGGGCGAGCTCGACTTCCTCGACGCGGTCGCAGCCGGATCGTCTCGCGTCCGGTTGGAGGTACTCGGCCACACGCTCCACGAGCGACCGCTGCACCTCGTCACGATCGGTGCTACCGCCCCGCGAACGGCAGAGGAGGCACTCGAGTCCAAGGAGCCGGTCGTCCTGTTCGTGTGCACGCAGCACGGGAACGAGCCGGCGGGGCGCGAGGCCTGTCTGATCCACCTCCGCGACCTTGCGTTCACCGACGACCCGACGCTGATCCGGCAGATGCAGCACCAGACGATCCTGTTCATACCCACCGCGAACCCCGACGGCCGCGCCGTCAACAACCGGCGGAACTCCCAGGGCATCGACATCAACCGGGATCACATGCAGCTGCGGACGGCCGAGGGGCAGGCCATCGCGGAAGTCATCCGTGACTGGCAGCCGGACGCCGCCGCCGATCTGCACGAATACGGCCCATCCGTCCCGGTGTTCTACGACGACGAGGTCCTGTACCTGTGGCCGCGCAACCTCAACGCCCACGAGGGCGTGCGCGCACTGGCACGCACGCTCGCCGAGGACTACGTCGCCAAGGGTGTCGAGGAAGACGGCTACACCGCTGGCGAGTACGGCCGCTACCGCGCGCTCGAGGACGACTACCACGTGACGCAGACGGCCGGCGACTGGGATGATGGCATCGCCCGCAACGCCCTTGGCCTGCGTCACGTCGCCAGCATCCTCCTCGAGACCGCGGTGACGCAGAACCCCAACAACGGCACCGGCGACCTGAACACCGCGGGGCTGCAGAACCGTCGCGTCAACGCTCACGTCGACGCGATCGACGAGACCCTACGGTTCATGCGCGACCTCGGCGCGGCGGTGGCGACACAGAGCGAGAAGGCCAAGGAAGAGAAGGCGCAGGAGGGCGCCGACCGGAACGTCCCGCTGTTCTTCAACGGCCAGGACGAGGACACGACCATCGACGGCATGGTCCTCGGCAGCCGTGAGGAGTCGACCTCGTACGCCGACCCGCCGCCCTGCGGCTACGTGCTCGACGCTGAGCAAGCCCAGGATGCGGCGGTGGCGCTCGCACTCCACGGCATCGCCACCGAGCCCATGGAGGGCGGCGGCGTGTTCGTCTCGATGGCACAGGCCGCTGAGCCCATCATCGGCCTCCTGCTCGACGGGCGTGCGAAACGCGAGCGGGTCGCCGCCACGCCGGTAGAGCTCTGCGGCGAGGTCGCGGTCATCGAGGCTCGCGAGAGCGCCACTGCGGGCCCTGCCCTCGCTGACGCGCCCGTCCGCGCGCACCTCATCGGCGCCTGA
- a CDS encoding GH92 family glycosyl hydrolase encodes MRRLLAGLAAFAVVAAAPAVPAAERGAVTPREYVDPMIGSYAPGFTNPGPVLPHGMVGLGPDTAEGPLNYGGYYITNSVITGFSHTHMSAGVWQGGHVPLFPMHGEVDARRQSHPGSAPIPFYASPFDRAGEVAEAGYYSVILERYGVIAELTATERTGMHRYEYPLGVAPKVVIDPSRSLRGLKDATVALHPDDPSLVVGTVHDDVSGPMDIHYAVRANQPFTLTDPAGTAVTSLDGQPTAVLEFAEGVDEVIVKVGMSFTDIDGAVRNLDTENPGWDFGAVVADAETAWDGALDAIEIEGGTDLERTSFYTALYHAQLFPNLLSDVDGRYPGGDGAIHHRERPRYTQFSLWDSKNGQNALLAVIDPERYEDMLYSLADFAEKRGHLPRWQLGPNDPGYMSGDPVLPFIAEGVCRGLLDDPSHAALRETLLAEMLERYDARKPAYRDLGYLPVGPPSGPTDLLTGGTRDAGTTLEYGFADLALGLVADRWGAEEDRDRVLETATNYRNLLDPETGFIRPRDADGTWLADFYPENGYGFQEGTSWQYSWLAMQDLAGLVGGMADAGVDVEQRLDAFFGLPLTGTIPVAWPKVQNQATVFGIFYYGNQYAPGNEHDLEAPYLYNWVGAPWKTQAVARGVASLFTPTYDGLPGNDDLGALSGWLVWTMLGVFPITPGAPIYTVGSPTFERATIHRPDGDLVIEAPGANFAAKYVQSASLDGAPLERTWFAESEVADGGTVSFEMGVAPSEWGTGAGAAPPSLSTHDLAAFGCRA; translated from the coding sequence ATGCGTCGCTTGCTCGCCGGTCTCGCCGCGTTCGCGGTTGTCGCCGCCGCCCCGGCGGTGCCCGCGGCCGAGCGGGGCGCGGTGACGCCCCGGGAGTACGTCGACCCGATGATCGGCTCCTACGCCCCGGGCTTCACCAACCCCGGTCCGGTGCTGCCTCACGGGATGGTCGGGCTCGGCCCCGACACCGCCGAGGGCCCTCTGAACTACGGCGGTTACTACATCACCAACAGCGTGATCACCGGCTTCAGTCACACCCACATGTCCGCGGGCGTGTGGCAGGGCGGACACGTGCCGCTGTTCCCGATGCACGGTGAGGTGGACGCTCGCCGCCAGTCGCACCCCGGCTCGGCCCCCATTCCCTTCTACGCCTCGCCGTTCGACCGCGCAGGGGAGGTGGCCGAGGCCGGCTACTACAGCGTCATCCTCGAGCGCTACGGGGTGATCGCCGAGCTGACCGCGACCGAGCGCACCGGCATGCACCGCTACGAGTACCCCCTCGGGGTCGCCCCGAAGGTCGTGATCGACCCGTCCCGGAGCCTGCGCGGGCTGAAGGACGCGACCGTGGCGCTGCACCCCGACGACCCGAGCCTCGTGGTGGGCACCGTCCACGACGACGTCTCGGGGCCGATGGACATCCACTACGCCGTCCGTGCCAACCAGCCCTTCACGCTGACCGACCCCGCGGGCACGGCCGTGACCTCGCTCGACGGCCAGCCGACGGCGGTGCTCGAGTTCGCTGAGGGCGTCGACGAGGTGATCGTCAAGGTCGGCATGAGCTTCACCGACATCGACGGCGCCGTCCGCAACCTCGACACCGAGAACCCGGGCTGGGACTTCGGGGCGGTCGTAGCCGACGCGGAGACGGCGTGGGACGGGGCGCTCGACGCGATCGAGATCGAGGGCGGCACCGACCTCGAACGGACCAGCTTCTACACCGCGCTGTACCACGCGCAGCTGTTCCCCAACCTGCTGTCCGACGTCGACGGCCGCTACCCCGGCGGCGACGGCGCCATCCACCACCGCGAGCGGCCGCGCTACACCCAGTTCTCGCTGTGGGACTCCAAGAACGGCCAGAACGCGCTGCTGGCGGTGATCGACCCCGAGCGCTACGAGGACATGCTGTACTCGCTGGCTGACTTCGCCGAGAAGCGCGGCCACCTTCCCCGGTGGCAGCTCGGCCCCAACGACCCCGGCTACATGTCGGGCGACCCGGTGCTGCCGTTCATCGCCGAAGGCGTGTGCCGCGGGCTGCTCGACGACCCGTCGCATGCGGCGCTGCGGGAGACGCTGCTGGCCGAGATGCTGGAACGCTACGACGCGCGCAAGCCCGCCTACCGCGACCTCGGCTACCTCCCGGTCGGCCCGCCGTCCGGGCCGACCGACCTGCTCACGGGGGGAACACGCGATGCGGGCACGACGCTCGAGTACGGCTTCGCCGACCTCGCGCTCGGTCTGGTCGCCGATCGGTGGGGCGCTGAGGAGGACCGCGACCGGGTGCTGGAGACGGCGACCAACTACCGCAACCTGCTCGACCCCGAGACCGGGTTCATCCGGCCCCGCGACGCGGACGGGACCTGGCTGGCCGACTTCTACCCCGAGAACGGCTACGGCTTCCAGGAGGGCACCTCCTGGCAGTACTCGTGGCTCGCGATGCAGGACCTCGCGGGGCTGGTCGGCGGCATGGCCGATGCCGGCGTCGACGTCGAGCAGCGCCTCGACGCCTTCTTCGGGCTGCCGCTGACCGGGACCATCCCCGTCGCGTGGCCGAAGGTGCAGAACCAAGCGACCGTGTTCGGCATCTTCTACTACGGCAACCAGTACGCCCCGGGCAACGAGCACGACCTCGAAGCGCCGTACCTCTACAACTGGGTCGGGGCGCCATGGAAGACCCAGGCGGTGGCTCGTGGCGTCGCCTCGCTCTTCACGCCGACCTACGACGGCCTGCCGGGCAACGACGACCTCGGGGCGCTGTCGGGGTGGCTCGTCTGGACGATGCTGGGCGTGTTCCCCATCACGCCCGGCGCCCCGATCTACACCGTCGGCTCACCCACGTTCGAGCGCGCCACGATCCACCGCCCCGACGGCGACCTCGTCATCGAGGCGCCCGGCGCGAACTTCGCCGCGAAGTACGTGCAGAGCGCGAGCCTCGACGGGGCGCCGCTCGAACGCACCTGGTTCGCCGAGTCCGAGGTCGCGGACGGCGGCACCGTCTCCTTCGAGATGGGCGTCGCGCCGAGCGAGTGGGGCACCGGCGCGGGCGCCGCCCCGCCGAGCCTGTCCACCCACGACCTCGCCGCCTTCGGCTGCCGCGCCTGA